In Nocardia yunnanensis, one DNA window encodes the following:
- the scpA gene encoding methylmalonyl-CoA mutase, which translates to MSDIKHRIGNFAEVPLTEGAPAPAEVGAAQVEEFVAQAASANHYAPEQLTWSTPEGIDVPPVFTKADRDAIVAEGYPLDSVPGVSPFVRGPYPTMYVNQPWTIRQYAGFSTAADSNAFYRRNLQSGQKGLSVAFDLATHRGYDSDHPRVTGDVGMAGVAIDSILDMRELFDQIPLDQVSVSMTMNGAVLPILALYVVAAEEQGVKPEQLAGTIQNDILKEFMVRNTYIYPPKPSMRIISDIFAYTSAKMPKFNSISISGYHIQEAGATADLELAYTLADGVEYIKAGLDAGMEVDKFAPRLSFFWAIGMNFFMEVAKLRAGRLLWNELVAKFEPKNSKSLALRTHSQTSGWSLTAQDVFNNVARTCVEAMAATQGHTQSLHTNALDEALALPTDFSARIARNTQLLIQQESNTTRPADPWGGSYYVEWLTHQLAERARAHIAEIEAHGGMAQAISEGIPKLRIEEAAARTQARIDTGQQPVIGVNKYLVEEDTPIEVLKVENSRVRAEQNAKLEKLRAERDSAEVERALAELTRAAASSEGGMDNNLMALAINAARAKATVGEISDALEKVYGRHQAEIRTLSGVYREEAGKVTNISKAIELVEQFAEAEGRRPRILIAKMGQDGHDRGQKVIATAFADLGMDVDVGPLFQTPEEVAQQAADNDVHVVGVSSLAAGHLTLVPALRQALADVGRPDIMVTVGGVIPPGDYDELYAAGAAGIFGPGTIIAEAAIDLIGKLAAQLGHEIGSGATE; encoded by the coding sequence ATGAGCGATATCAAGCATCGCATCGGCAATTTCGCCGAGGTGCCGCTGACCGAGGGCGCGCCCGCGCCCGCCGAGGTCGGCGCCGCACAGGTCGAGGAGTTCGTGGCACAGGCCGCGAGCGCCAATCACTATGCGCCCGAACAGCTCACCTGGTCGACCCCGGAGGGCATCGACGTGCCGCCGGTGTTCACCAAGGCCGACCGGGACGCCATCGTCGCCGAGGGCTATCCGCTCGACAGCGTGCCGGGTGTGTCGCCATTCGTGCGCGGCCCGTACCCGACCATGTACGTCAATCAGCCGTGGACGATTCGCCAGTACGCGGGCTTCTCCACCGCCGCCGACTCGAATGCCTTCTACCGACGCAACCTGCAGTCGGGCCAGAAGGGCCTGTCGGTCGCCTTCGACCTGGCCACCCACCGTGGCTACGACTCCGATCACCCGCGCGTCACCGGTGACGTCGGCATGGCCGGTGTCGCCATCGACTCCATCCTCGACATGCGGGAACTGTTCGATCAGATTCCGCTGGATCAGGTTTCGGTGTCGATGACCATGAACGGCGCGGTGCTGCCGATCCTGGCCCTCTACGTCGTCGCCGCCGAGGAGCAGGGCGTCAAGCCCGAGCAGCTGGCCGGAACCATTCAGAACGACATTCTGAAGGAGTTCATGGTCCGCAACACCTACATCTACCCGCCCAAACCCTCGATGCGGATCATCTCCGACATCTTCGCCTACACCTCGGCGAAGATGCCGAAGTTCAACTCGATCTCCATCTCCGGCTACCACATTCAGGAGGCCGGAGCCACCGCCGACCTGGAGCTGGCCTACACCCTCGCCGACGGCGTGGAGTACATCAAGGCCGGTCTGGACGCGGGCATGGAGGTCGACAAGTTCGCGCCGCGACTGTCGTTCTTCTGGGCCATCGGCATGAACTTCTTCATGGAAGTCGCCAAGCTGCGCGCGGGACGGCTGCTCTGGAACGAGCTGGTCGCCAAGTTCGAACCCAAGAACTCCAAATCCCTTGCGCTGCGCACGCATTCGCAGACCTCGGGCTGGTCGCTGACCGCGCAGGACGTGTTCAACAACGTCGCGCGCACCTGTGTCGAGGCCATGGCGGCCACCCAGGGCCACACCCAGTCCCTGCACACCAACGCGTTGGACGAGGCGCTGGCGCTGCCGACGGACTTCTCCGCCCGCATCGCCCGCAACACCCAGCTGCTCATCCAGCAGGAGTCCAACACCACCCGTCCGGCCGACCCGTGGGGCGGCTCGTACTACGTGGAATGGCTGACCCACCAGCTGGCCGAGCGGGCCCGCGCCCACATCGCCGAGATCGAGGCGCACGGCGGTATGGCGCAGGCGATTTCGGAGGGCATCCCCAAGCTGCGCATCGAGGAAGCGGCCGCTCGCACGCAGGCGCGCATCGATACCGGGCAGCAGCCGGTGATCGGCGTCAACAAGTACCTGGTCGAGGAGGACACCCCGATCGAGGTGCTCAAGGTCGAGAACTCGCGGGTGCGCGCCGAGCAGAACGCCAAGCTGGAAAAGCTGCGCGCGGAACGCGATTCGGCCGAGGTCGAGCGGGCGCTGGCCGAATTGACCCGGGCCGCTGCCTCTTCGGAGGGCGGCATGGACAACAACCTGATGGCGCTGGCCATCAACGCCGCGCGCGCCAAGGCCACCGTGGGTGAGATCTCCGACGCCCTGGAAAAGGTGTACGGCCGCCACCAGGCGGAAATCCGCACCCTGTCCGGCGTTTACCGGGAGGAGGCCGGCAAGGTGACCAATATCAGCAAGGCCATCGAACTCGTCGAGCAGTTCGCCGAGGCCGAAGGCCGCCGTCCCCGCATCCTCATCGCCAAAATGGGGCAGGACGGTCACGACCGGGGTCAGAAGGTGATCGCCACGGCCTTCGCCGACCTCGGCATGGACGTCGATGTGGGCCCGCTGTTCCAGACCCCGGAAGAGGTGGCGCAGCAGGCGGCCGACAACGACGTGCACGTTGTCGGTGTGTCCTCGCTGGCCGCGGGCCACCTCACGCTGGTGCCCGCCCTGCGGCAGGCACTGGCCGATGTCGGACGCCCCGACATCATGGTCACCGTCGGCGGTGTCATCCCGCCCGGTGACTACGACGAGCTGTACGCGGCCGGCGCCGCGGGCATCTTCGGGCCGGGCACCATCATCGCCGAGGCCGCGATCGATCTGATCGGGAAGCTGGCCGCGCAGCTGGGCCACGAGATCGGCAGCGGCGCAACGGAATGA